The genomic stretch ATGACGAGAAGCGGGGGCTGGGTCAGGTCGAGGGCCTTGGTGACCCGGTCACGGACCTCCGCCGCGGAGCCGAAGTCGAAGTCCCCCGTCAATCGCGCAATGACGCAGGGTCCCTGGAGCCCGAGGCTGATCGACAAGGCCTGCTCCGAAGTCACCCAGCTCCACCTACCCGCGTCGCTCTCCCGATCCAACCACTTTACGAGAAGTAGCGCTTCGGGTTGAACACCAGCATCTGCTCAATCTGCTCATCGGTCACACCCGAGTCCAGCAGTGCGGCCAAGACGTCGTCGTGAATGTGATCGTAGCGCCAGTTGGGCGCGAGCGTGGCGTGGGCCTCGTCCCAGGCGCCGCCGAAGTAGTCCATGAAGCAGGCGGCGTCGTGGCTGAGCACCATGCGGTCGGCGTATCCACGCTCGCACAACGCCGCGATCGTGGCCACGCGCTGCGCGGTCGGGTTGTAGACGTCCAGGCCGAATCTGTCCATCCCGAGCGTCGCGCCGGTGTCGGCCAGCCGCATGAGGTAGCCGAGGTCGTTGCTGTCGCCCGCGTGCCCGACGACCACCTTCGTCAGGTCCACTCCTTCCTTGGCGAACAGGTCCAGCGCGATCAGCCCGCTCTGGGTGAAGGAGTTCGTGTGGACGGTGATCGGCGCGCCGGTGCGCAGGTGGGCCTGCGCGACCGCCCGGCAGATGCGCTCGACGCCGGGGGTCAGGCCTTTTGCCTCGACCACGCACTTCAGGAACGCCGCCTTCACCCCGGTGTCGGCGATGCCGTCGGTGAGGTCGCGGACGAAGTCGTCGATCATCGGGTCGGGTATGTCCATGAGCAGGCCGGGGCCGCGGTGCTCGTACTGGTGCGGCAGTTCCTCGAAGGAGTAGATGCCGGTCGCGACGATGATGTTCAGGCCCGGCACGTGCTCCGCGATGCGCTGGATACGCGGGATGTACCTGCCGAGGCCCCACACCGTCGGGTCGACGAGTGTCCGCACGCCCTTCGCGGTCACGGCGTTGAGCTTGGCGATCGCGTCCGCCACCCGGTATTCCTCGTCCCACCAGGCGCCCCTGCCGTAGTTGTCCAGGTGCTCGGTGGCCATGAAGAAGATGTGCTCGTGCATCAGGGTCTGACCGAGGTCGTCGACGTCCACCGGGCCGCGGACGGTGTTGACGGTGGGCATGAAAGCCTCCATACCGGCTGGTCGGTGTGCGCCAACCTAGGCTGCCGCACGACCGCCGTCAACCAGCGACTCTGGGGTAGAGGGGCTTGGGCCGGGCCAGGCGCGCGCCGCTCACCGCCGCGGCCACCCGGGCCGCCGCCGTGGGCAGGAACGGCTCCAGGTGTCCGGCCAGCGCCCGGCAGGCGTGCACGAGCGTGCCCAGCGACGCCTCTTGCCCGGCCCGCTCCTGTTGCCAGGGGCGGGTGCGTTCGACGTACCGGTTGGCCTCCTCGACGATCGTCCACACGGCTGCGGCCGCGCGCCGGAAGTCGTAGTCATCCAGCGCCTGGTGCACCGTGCCGGATACGTCGGCCAGGTTCTCGGCGGGTTCGGGCACGTGGCCGTCAAGGAAGCGGCAGACCATGGTGGCGACCCGGTTGACGAGGTTCCCCAGCCCGTTGGCCAGGTCTTCGTCGGCCCTGGCGATCAGGCGTTCCTCGGTGAAGTCGGCGTCGCCCACGCGCGGCACCTCGCGCAGCAGCCACCACCGCACGGCGTCCACGCCGTACGTGTCCACGAGCGCCACGGGATCGACCGCGCCGCCCGACGACTTGCTGATCTTCTGCCCGGCCACCGTGAGGTAGTCGTGCACGAAGATCTCCGTGGGCAGCGGCAGCCCGGCGGACAACAACATCGCGGGCCAGTACACGGCGTGGAACCTGATCACGCCCTTGCCCATGAGGTGCACCTTGCGCCGCTCCTCGGCCCACCACCGCTCGTAGTCGCCATCGCCGTCCAGCGCGGTGATGTAGTTGGCGAGCGCGTCCCACCACACGTAGACGACCTGGGCGGGATCACCCGGCACGGGGATGCCCCAGCCGCGGGCGCGGGCGGCCGACCGCGAGACGCTGATGTCCGACAACCCCGCCTCGACGAAGGCCAGCACCTCGTTCCGCCGCGCGATCGGCTCGATCCTGAGCCGCCCGCCGCGGATCAGCTCGCTCAGGGCGTCCTGGTAGCGGGAGAGCCGGAAGAACCAGTTCTCCTCCGACACCCGCTGCAGCGGCTCCCGGTGCCCTTCGGGGCAGGGTCCTTCGGCGTAGAACTGCTCGCAGCCCACGCAGTAGAGCCCTTCGTAGTGCCGCTGGTAGAGGTCGTGCTGAACGGCCCGCCAGATTCGCTCGACCCCGGCACGGTGCCCTGGATGGCTACTTGTCCGGATGAACGAGTCGAAGGACAGGTCCAGCGGACCGCGCAGCCCCTCGAACGCGGCCGCGTTCCTGTCCACCAACTCCCGCACCGGCACGCCCTCCGCCTCCGCGGCCAGCACGTTCTTCAGCGAGTTGTCGTCGGTGCCGGTCTGGAAGCGCACGGGTTCGCCGCGCCGCCGATGGTGTCTGGCCAGCACGTCGCCCTGGACCAGTTCCAGGGCGTGCCCGAGGTGCGGGCGGGCGTTGACGTAGGGGATGGTCGTCGTGATGTACATCGGATGCCTCCCGAGGGGCCCCCGAACACGACGTGAGGCCCCGGATCGCAGGGCCTCAACAAGACGTCGCCGATGAAACCCCCTAGGGGGCCATCATCACCAACGAGATCGTCATGCCCCCATCCTAGCCACCACCACGCCGCGCCAGCCAGCCGATATGACCGTCAGCGGCGCCGGTCAGGCGTTGGTGCGCGGGGCGGGGACCACCAGGACCGGCCGGTGCGTATGGTGCAGGACGCGGTCGGACGTGCTGCCGAGCAGGAGCGAGCGCACCCCGCCCAAGCCTCGGGTCCCGGTCACGATGAGGGTGGCGTCGATCTCGTCCGCCACGTCCACGATCGTCGCCCACACGGCCACCGAGTCCGCCTCGCACCGCGGGACGGCGTCCAGCCCGGCCTCCCGGGCCAGGTCGGCGCCGTGCCGCGCCAGCTTCCGCATCGCCTCGCCGATCGCCTCGTCGCCGGCGGTGTCGCCGTCGATGGTCATCATGAGCCCGGCCGACGCCCTCGCCGAGGTCGTCGCGAGCCGCTCCCACACCGTCAGCACGACGGCGGACTCGCCTCTCAAGATCTGGCCCGCGAAGGCGATCGCCGCCTTGGCGTCGTCGGACCCGTCGTACGCGATCAAAATCGTCATCTCAGCCACCTCCCAGGGCCTCTATCCCCGGCTGGGGCTTTCACGCCTGGCGGACGGCCGGCCGTCCCACGAGCGAGTGCCGGAGCATCGACAGCCCGGCCAGCGCCAGGACGCCGAGCTCGGTCACGACCACCGCCCGCTGGGTCAGCCCGGCCGGGATGTCGTCGTTGGTGAGCGGGATGCCGAACATGCGCACCACGTACGGGATGACGACCAGCACGAGCGCGCCGAGCGCCAGCGCACACAGGATCTTCATCGCTTTGGCGTACCGGATCCTGGCCTTGACCAGCAGCAACCCGGCCACGGGCATCACCAGGAAGGCGGCGAAGGCGGCGTACCGGTGAATGCCTCCCGACAGGGACAGCGGCAGGCCGGGCGGGTCGGTGGGAAAGGCGCCGATGAGGAACATGCTCGCACCCCAGGCCAGCAGCAGCCCCACGACCCAGCGGTTCACGCCGGTCCGGCGCATGGCCTCCGCGATCAGCGCCGAGCCCACCGCGAACAAGGTCAGCGAGGCCGGCAGGAGCCAGCCGGACTCCTGGAAGGCGTACTCGCTGATGACGCTGTGCAACGGGTCGAGGCCGGCCTCCGCGTGGAGAGTGAGCATGGCGCCGGTCCCGATGCCGATGGCCGCGAATCCACTGACAAGCAATCCCTTCATGCCTCAAAGCTCGTGGAACGCGGCATTCCCGAGTATCGGAGATCGGCCCGAAGCGGCCCTGAAGCATCCCCTAATACTTAGGTCGGGGCACCCCTGGACCAGGCTCGCTGACCTGTGCGGACGTGACCCTGGGTAGGGCCTGCCCCCTCAGGGTAGGTACCGGGGCCTCCCCTTGATTTGACTTAGAGCGCGCTCGAAGGGCGACCCTGACAACATGACGATCCAGGAGGCCGCGCAGCGGTCGGGCCTGAGCGCTCACACGCTGCGCTACTACGAGCGGATAGGGCTCATCCACTCCGTCGGGCGCAACGACAGCGGGCACCGCGACTACGCCGAAGAGGACCTCCGGTGGCTGGACTTCCTCACCAAGCTGCGCACCACCGGCATGCCGATCGCCGACATGTGCCGGTACGCGGAGTTGCGGCGCATGGGCGAGCACACGGCCGACGAGCGCCGGCGGATGCTGGAGCTGCACCGCGAGCGTGTCAGGGCCAGGATCGCCGAGCTCACCCAGGACCTGAAGGTGCTGGACTACAAGATCGACCTCTACAGGGAGCTGGCATGAAAAGGCGAATGCTCGGAACAGGCGGACCCCAGGTCTCCGCGCTCGGCCTCGGTTGCATGGGCATGTCGGAGTTCTACGGGCAGGCCGACGAAGGGGAGTCGATCGCGGTCATCCACCGCGCACTGGATTTGGGCCTCGATTTCCTGGACACGGCCGACATGTACGGCAGGGGCGCCAACGAGGACCTGGTCGGCCGCGCGATCAAGGACCGCAGGGACGAGGTGGTGCTGGCCACCAAGTTCGGCGTCAAGCGCGAGGGTGACAGCCGTTCGATCGAGAACAGCCCGGAGTACATCAGAGCGGCCTGCGACGCCTCGCTGCGGCGGCTCGGGGTGGAGCACATCGATCTGTACTACATGCACAGGCGCAACCCCGAGGTGCCGATCGAGGACTCGGTCGGCGCCATGGCCGAGCTGGTCGAGCAGGGCAAGGTGCGTTACCTGGGCCTGTCGGAGGTGAGTGCCGAGACGCTGCGCAAGGCGGCCTCCGTCCACCCGATCGCCGCGCTGCAGAGCGAATACTCCCTGTTCACCAGGGGTCTGGAGGCGGAGATCCTGCCTGCGGCCAGGGAGCTGGGCACGGCGCTGGTGGCGTACTCGCCGATCAGCCGCGGGCTGCTGAC from Nonomuraea polychroma encodes the following:
- a CDS encoding universal stress protein — encoded protein: MTILIAYDGSDDAKAAIAFAGQILRGESAVVLTVWERLATTSARASAGLMMTIDGDTAGDEAIGEAMRKLARHGADLAREAGLDAVPRCEADSVAVWATIVDVADEIDATLIVTGTRGLGGVRSLLLGSTSDRVLHHTHRPVLVVPAPRTNA
- a CDS encoding methionine--tRNA ligase, whose product is MYITTTIPYVNARPHLGHALELVQGDVLARHHRRRGEPVRFQTGTDDNSLKNVLAAEAEGVPVRELVDRNAAAFEGLRGPLDLSFDSFIRTSSHPGHRAGVERIWRAVQHDLYQRHYEGLYCVGCEQFYAEGPCPEGHREPLQRVSEENWFFRLSRYQDALSELIRGGRLRIEPIARRNEVLAFVEAGLSDISVSRSAARARGWGIPVPGDPAQVVYVWWDALANYITALDGDGDYERWWAEERRKVHLMGKGVIRFHAVYWPAMLLSAGLPLPTEIFVHDYLTVAGQKISKSSGGAVDPVALVDTYGVDAVRWWLLREVPRVGDADFTEERLIARADEDLANGLGNLVNRVATMVCRFLDGHVPEPAENLADVSGTVHQALDDYDFRRAAAAVWTIVEEANRYVERTRPWQQERAGQEASLGTLVHACRALAGHLEPFLPTAAARVAAAVSGARLARPKPLYPRVAG
- a CDS encoding MerR family transcriptional regulator codes for the protein MTIQEAAQRSGLSAHTLRYYERIGLIHSVGRNDSGHRDYAEEDLRWLDFLTKLRTTGMPIADMCRYAELRRMGEHTADERRRMLELHRERVRARIAELTQDLKVLDYKIDLYRELA
- a CDS encoding aldo/keto reductase, which translates into the protein MKRRMLGTGGPQVSALGLGCMGMSEFYGQADEGESIAVIHRALDLGLDFLDTADMYGRGANEDLVGRAIKDRRDEVVLATKFGVKREGDSRSIENSPEYIRAACDASLRRLGVEHIDLYYMHRRNPEVPIEDSVGAMAELVEQGKVRYLGLSEVSAETLRKAASVHPIAALQSEYSLFTRGLEAEILPAARELGTALVAYSPISRGLLTGAMPRSEELPADDFRRHMPRNQGENAEHNARLVAEVTRIAEAAGITAAQLSLAWLLAQSEDIVPIPGTKRLKYLEENAAAADITLTPEQLDELAAAVPADAVRGTRYPNMAEVER
- a CDS encoding DUF998 domain-containing protein, whose protein sequence is MKGLLVSGFAAIGIGTGAMLTLHAEAGLDPLHSVISEYAFQESGWLLPASLTLFAVGSALIAEAMRRTGVNRWVVGLLLAWGASMFLIGAFPTDPPGLPLSLSGGIHRYAAFAAFLVMPVAGLLLVKARIRYAKAMKILCALALGALVLVVIPYVVRMFGIPLTNDDIPAGLTQRAVVVTELGVLALAGLSMLRHSLVGRPAVRQA
- a CDS encoding phosphotriesterase family protein gives rise to the protein MPTVNTVRGPVDVDDLGQTLMHEHIFFMATEHLDNYGRGAWWDEEYRVADAIAKLNAVTAKGVRTLVDPTVWGLGRYIPRIQRIAEHVPGLNIIVATGIYSFEELPHQYEHRGPGLLMDIPDPMIDDFVRDLTDGIADTGVKAAFLKCVVEAKGLTPGVERICRAVAQAHLRTGAPITVHTNSFTQSGLIALDLFAKEGVDLTKVVVGHAGDSNDLGYLMRLADTGATLGMDRFGLDVYNPTAQRVATIAALCERGYADRMVLSHDAACFMDYFGGAWDEAHATLAPNWRYDHIHDDVLAALLDSGVTDEQIEQMLVFNPKRYFS